GGGATGGTAAAAGAAGCTACTTCCTAGTTCACTACTTCCTCTAATTCAAGAACACCATCTCTCTTGTGAGGCAAACAGTATTTCAGAATTTTATGTCATGAAAGTCATATCCTTAACAACAAAGCAAGGATAACTTTTAGATATTCTGCAGATCCTATGTCTCTATTGGCCAAGCTTTCACCATCATTAGCGAAAGATGCACGCACCGGAGACAAGGAACCCACCACTTACCTAAGCAATTAATTTAAAGGCTCCAGCAATTTGTCATTATCATTCACTCCCCTCGGGCATGCTTAAAGGTATAGCTGGGAATCACCATTCTAGAGAGTTGTTATCATGTCCACTtcaacacagagagagagagagagagagactcctGGACCATTCCAGATAAATATTGGCAGACAGGATAAGGAACAAAAACACTATTCCCACCTTTACTCAATCATTCAATAAATTCCACTTTTCCTATGACGAATATAACAACATTTCCACCGTAAGAGAAGGTAATACAGAATACATTTGTCGAAAGTAGAAGGAGCCAGCATATCAACCAGGAgagaaaaaaaacaaaataaaccGCGGGCTCGTCATCCTACTGTTGCGCCACCTCGGTGAGATCAGACCAAGATTCAAGTCCGAGTAGAAAGTGCTGAGCTTTTGCACCTGTAGAGCCTGATATACACAACCAATGGTTTTTGTCAGCTATCAACTTTTTGGATTCATATATACATGCTCTAAAGATAAGAACGATTGAAAGCAAAGATCCACTCACGAGGGATCCTAGTCACTGCGATCCGTGCTATCTCTTCTTCAACAGGAGTCATGGGTTCTCTAATGGCAGGCTGGAACACTCCAGTTCAAGATCCTAAGGCTGGTAATGGGAATTAACTGATCATCTTTCAATAATAAATTTTAGACTAACAACTGATATTGAGAACTTTGGTTTTTTGCACTTTTTCAGTAAGATATCAGAGAAACAGATCACTTACTAGAGGAGAGATTGATGCATACTGGAAATCCAAGAAGAAGACTGAGGAAGAACATCTTAGGGAACTCTTTGGTTTCGTGGAGAATAATCAGGTATGTACTAAAACTTCGCAAATTCGACAATTTTGCCTTTTAGTGGTCTGTTCTCTGTGAGTAGAAACAAGAAACAGCAAAGAGCGGTGCTAATGACAGGAGAAAAACATATGTCAAGGGTCTGGGGAAAAGCTACAGAGATCAAGCTCGCTGCCTCTGACTGACAGAAGGGAGAGCTCACTGAACAGTATCTTTAAATCAGATGATGAGAAGAACGAGAAGACAAATTGCTGGTATTACTATGAACTATATCCTAACAAATTTGTTCATGTTCTCATCACTTCATCGGCTTGATGAAATTATCCACCAGATTACTATTTTTCCCATTTTTGTGGTAAGATTGGACCGATGTAACAATTAATTCCACCAATTTTATCTAGATTTGAGTAATCTTTAGCTTCAGGTCTCAAATCATAGTATGCTTTTTGTATAACCATATTTCCCTAATACATGTAAACCAAAGAACAGAAGCTAACAGGTTCGCCATGAAGTCTGAATATTCCTTCTTGTTTGAAAGTAATCTAAGATTTTcttttgatcttcaaactgcagATCATAACTGGCAAGGTGCCAAAGAAGCATGCACTTTCATACTTACATCAGACTTATTATCTGGATAAGTGCTAAAGTAATCTTCCAAGGTTTCTTATGGCTAAGATTTAAAAGGGGAACAACAGCATACCATATATACACACCCTAAATCCTTGAAACAAACATCAAAGAATTAATGATAAAACACACCTTATTCTTTGACTACCTACTGTTTACTAGAAtccattattaatttttttaactggTTTTACATATAATAACTCTCTGTTGCTTTATCATCCAGTTCTTTCAAGTTAATTTTTCAGTTTTCTGGCTTCCTGTGATTTGAACACATTATTTGGATCTCAGAATCTGCTCATTGTGGTCCTGCAGGTGGACCAGGAGCCATTGGGCATTTCTGAATGAACCTCCTGTGACAGCCATGGAGGGCCCTTCCTACAAGTATGCTTCACAGTACCATGTCGCAAATTTTGGCAGCTCAAAAGCAGTCGGCAACTCAGAGATCAGTGTGTAAAAATAGTATATTTCTCATGGTGATCAAATAATATGGATAGGGCTGATAACCAATGGAACTGCGATAGTCACTGGAGGTCTAGTCATGCAGTTACTGTATATAGGTATTTGCCTTGGCTGTGTAGAAAAGTTCGTTAAAATGTGCATTTCGTCATAGAACTTCTGTGAATCCTAATATATGGTTTTGTGTAAGTTCTGCTGTATTTATGTGGTGCAATCAAGATGGCTTGGTTGTTGCTTCTTGATGGCCACTTCAGCCTCAAGTCTTTATAATGTAGTAAAACTTACCATCAAAAGAACGAAGCTACTCCTAATGTATGGTTTTGTATATATTATGCTGTATTTATGTGGTGCAATCTGGATGGATTAGTTGTTGCTTCTTCATGGTCTCTTCAGCCTCAAGTCTTTGAAGTAGTAAAATTTACCatcaaaagaatatatatatatatatatatatatatatatatatatatatatatatatatatgtgtgtgtgtgtgtgtgtgtgtgtgtgtgtgtatgtatgtatcatGCAACCAAGTTCGGGCCTTCAATTGACATACGCCTCTCTTGGCTCTTTTTCTGTTGACTTCAATTCCTCCCGGCAATGCCTTGAACAACCAAAAAAAGGATTTTATACCTGGTTTCTCCTAAACTTAACTAAGTTGATTTGGGTGCTAAAGCAATAGATCGATTTAATCTccatatgagattttttttttttttttttgtgttgggggggtgtgtgtgagagagagagagagagattataaTCCCCATATGAGTTGGAAAGAACTAAAACAAGCATCAAGAGTAACAGCGGGTGACCTGTCAACAATCGTCTCTGAACCTTTATCAAAAAACAATCCCCACGGAACTGGAGTTGAGCCCTCTAGCAACTAGAGTACGCTAGAAATCAAAGACATTTGAATCTGTtgtcaagatagaaaagaaacCAATTTGAACCATTAGGCCAACCCTTGCACCATTCAATTAATCATGCCCCAAATGTAATTTCTAAAAGCCTGAAAGCCTTTTGGTTCCTAAAGCCTTTTGGTTTCTAAAACCTGGACAGGATGCCAGTCCATCTCTTCTTGGATCTTGATGAAATACACATTTCTCCCAATGTTTCACACTATTGTTGATGGCTTGCGAATGTTGGCTGATCATTTCTATTTAGTTAAAATCCAAATTTAGCATGGACAGTACCAAAATATTAAAATGGTTAACACTGTTAAATGTTTCTAACCATTGAATACATTTGTCTTCGCGGTTTAGTTCGGGATTAAAATAGAATAGGGTGAGCAACCCAGTTTATTCTGTTCGTTCCGCAAAACAATGTTTTGCAGCACCGTTTTTATCCGAGGACAAGACCAGAATCTTAAAAGAAAACCTTCCCATAATGGTGTTATTTACAAATAACAAGTATAAATGTTgctatgaaattgcataaaaaccAATAGTGTAATTATGTGTTATTGCATTCATAACTTGCTATAACAGCTGTAATTATTTAACTTCTGACAAATTGAACACGTTAGCAATTCTGCAATCAATTATTTTTGAAGAGTTAACATTAGATTTCTGATGGAAAATTATTTCGCAAATCTGCAAGACAAGATTTTAGCTCCAGTAATTGTCAGAAATGGTGGAAGCCACGATGCTTCACAAGTAAATTTTCATCAGTGTTTTTTtaactgaaataaaatttttgttcatGCTTTTTTCTCCTTAATAGGATTGGACCTTTGGAAGGTGCTGATAAAATGCACTTGGATATATATGTCATAAGCATGAACATTTATCAAACAGGATTCTCTAAGACCAAATATGGGTTGCTGCAAATCAACCAGATATATTCGAATCCAACCTAAACCTAATCCAGACCTACATCTTAAGCTGTGTACAGAATTTGGCCCTGAACCTAAATCAGATTTGCTAAGCATAGCCAGAATTGGGAGATCTTAACCTGCAAAGACATGACAGAGACACAGacctaatcaagaaaaaaaaatgacaaaatgAGGTTTTTAGTCCTATAATTCTAAACCATCTACTGAGTAAGTTGATTGATATAGGATAATCCATAACTAAAACCAATTTGACTTAGGCTGAACGCTACTAACTTGCTGCCGAACAGTAAATGTCATCAAACGTATCATACAAGATCACTTCCATTTTCAGAACTCCATCCATAATGTCCTGGACAAAAAACCGACCATGCGAGGACAAATCCAGCCAATTTGTCGATAGGTGCTTCCAAATGCTGGAAATCCAATGTGTCACCTGAATATGGATACAATAGATTGAACACAAAGAGGATATCCATCTGATCGTATGCACAAGAAATCAAAATCACATACGTAGTCTtttaagaaaaagagaggagcGAACCCCCTCCGAGGACAAAAGCAGGTATGAAATCATTTAGAAGTTAATCCATGAAATCCTAACTTTGATCCCTGTCAACCTCCTGTTGGCTTCATATCCCCCAGCATGGGAGCATCATTGATGTTTGAAATAAGGAATGCACACCTGATCAAACTAAGAAAGGCACTGTCAGAAAAAAATAACAAATTTACCTTGGAATTTCATCTTCTCTAATCTCCAAATGCTAGACAATGTTGGTTCTTACTACAGTCTCCCTAGTTTTCATTGTCTCTCCATCACAATGTAGATCTGATGTAAGGGGTAATACTAAAGTAACAACATCGTAACAGTtacaattttttctcaaaaacagAAATGAAAATAACTTAATGGTTTTCCCTTGCTTCATTATATCCAAAATTGCTGAAAATTCATGCCATGACGAATTTATTGAAGGGGAGCAATATGAACAAGGCTGTCTAAAGAATTATGAAGAACAGATCTCACAATTAAGATCCAAGCAAAGAATCTCAATAGACTAAGCGACAATGAATCAGGTTTTCATATTAACTGAGAAATTAACCAATTTGATGATTGAAAACTTGAAGATAAAGAAATCAATAAAATAAAGAAATGCTCATTGAATTTTGATAATAAATTGCATGGATCTGAAAAAATGCTGCATTTTTAGCTTTCATTATTTACCAAAAGTGTGTAACAAAGGTAAATACAAGAAGAGAAGACCTCATATTTAGGATCTAGTCTGAGAAGTTATATAAAAATGAAGCAGCAGTGGTTTGGAGATTACCTGTCACATTAACTCAGAAGACAGAAGAAGATAGCGTTTGTTATTTCCTAAGGTCTTCAACAAATCAATAGCTTACTGGGAAATGAGACCCAACCGAAATAAAGTTGGACCTGTAATCTAGAGCCAGGTCAAACTCTTGCAGAACAGCACTCTTTAATAAATTCATAAACTTTAGCAGAATATATATGGGGATAACTCCTGAAATGGTTAACATGTGACGATGAACCAAAATCATGTGTATAAACATTTCTTCCCAGTGCCTTCTGCTCCATGACGAAGCTTTCAACCAAGTGAACCGGAATCACCTTATCAGCTGAGCTGTAAAGATAGAGCTGAGGACACAGAGGCTGGTCCTTTGATAGAATGGAGATGACCTTGCTCAGCCTCCTGCAACGACCCCCAAGAATAATTCAGTACTCCAAAAGGAAAAGTTTTGGTTGTTATCTGGAAGTATTGCGAAAAAGCAACCTAGTCATTATCctcattgaaatttcatacaattCCAGCACCTTTCTGGATAGAAATTTTGCATGATAAAAGCATTCTAGTCATTTGCTAACATGTTAGAAATTATATCTTTTCTACCACATGGTCAAACAAAGATAACCACCAGCTACTTATATGTACATCCAGACGAGGATATTAAGGAGGACTCTACTCAGAATAGACATGCAACCACAGGAAATAcagtttagaaaaaaataataaatgactTACCGATTTACATCTGGCAGCATCAAAAGTATGGAGAAGAATTTTGCTAAAATTGACAAAAGAATCATTTCAATCAATCGTGGTCTGATGTCTTTTGTATTTAATCTATTGAAATCACCATTCATTTTTCCTTCTTCCATAGGTTTCACTGAAGAGTGCGTTAATGAGCTATCTTTTTTCAACAGGGCAGCACAAAATCCTGCAGCCCAGACCTGATAACATAGATGAGATTTAACACAATTCAAATACACAATATGGATcatcaaatatcaaatttaacAATGAACTACCATTTGAAACAGTTTACATCAAGTCTGCATCCCAATACCGAATTGGTACGGTACAGTATGTCCTGTAGCACACAGTTTGGTATAGCATGGCAAACCTTAATTTACATAGTGAAGTAATTAGAAGTATTGACTTTTAAAAGGTGACTGAGCATAAGTTTTTAATACATCGATCACATGGTATATTTAAAAAGGAAATACAATTATGGTAAATCTTATGGTGAGTTCAACCACCAGAGAAGaacatcatcatcatcaacaacaacaacaacaataagaaTATGTCCGACCATTGCTACGACCCACTCATAGGTGCTTTTATTTGAATAGGATTGATCATAATACAATTTTGTTGTGCCAAAACGTTGAATTACTTTACAAACCAAATCCATCGAAATTTTTTATCCAGCTATCAGCAAAAAGGAGAGAGTTTTTATCCCTTTATACCGAAATTATGTGAAACATAACTCTAAAATTTCTACAATAATGTGCAGTTTGGTCCTGTTTGAAATAATGCTGTTAGCTTGTGTCTCTGGTCCAACAATCCAGCACAGTCCACTGCCTTACAAATCATGGGGAGGGGAAAACATGATTCAAACCTGAGGACTTATCTCTGGGGCAGGTCCAGAGTCAATAATACATCCTCCGATCTTCTCAATAATATCAGTCCTTGATCGCAAATTCTCAAGTATCTGACCATAACTGCAAAACCAGTAAAAAAAAATTGCCGCTTTCTTATTAAAGCTGAAGTGACACTTGAAAGTCAGGGAAAAGACAACCTAAAGcttcattaaaataaaaaaggaaaaactATTTGAGGACTAGAACATGCAATTACTTCAATGGATTATTGAAATATTGATAAATCTGAATCCAGACATGGCCCAATTAAAAGTCAGAAAAAATGTGCTGCTGTAAGTAAGCCACCTAGCAAGTCCTGATGCAACCCACCTAGTCCTAGGTGGATTGAGTTCGGACCACTCTTTAAGGCAGGTTGAGCATTAGATGGGCACCCAACAAACTTCATTTGTCCTAAGATCCTCACTTAAATGTTTATATACAAGATATTCATTTATTACTCAACATCTGGTAAATATGCTAATTGCCTTAACTTGTCACAGCCGAgcatttcttttgttttttttggaaCGATCAATTTCTTATATAGTATAGTAACATTATTTAACATGTCATATTACATTAAAAGCAGTCCATATGTAAATGTAAATTGTTTCCACAATGTAGCTTCATTTCCTTTACTTTCTTgatatttgtttctcatttttctAGTTTTGCGTTTATAAATTTGTGCTCAGTACCATTTATAAGTTTGTGCTTACTACAACCGTCTATGCATCCACTTAAGCACCCATCTTCCACCTAAGTGCTATGTAGTCTCCTAACCACCGGTGAAAGATGATTGCCTTTCTAAAATCAATGTGTTAAGTCTCAATATTAGACCTCCTACCAATAACTCACTGTTAATGGTAATACAATATACCATACCCCCATATCGGCACATGGAATGCTGAAGTCATTACAACAACCATGTTGTGCATCACTAGGGTGTGTATCGAGTCCCCATGCTGTATAGCACCATACTGGATGAGATACACCTCAATCTGGCCAATAAAG
This genomic window from Elaeis guineensis isolate ETL-2024a chromosome 13, EG11, whole genome shotgun sequence contains:
- the LOC105056252 gene encoding uncharacterized protein; translated protein: MGSLMAGWNTPVQDPKAVRYQRNRSLTRGEIDAYWKSKKKTEEEHLRELFGFVENNQEKNICQGSGEKLQRSSSLPLTDRRESSLNSIFKSDDEKNEKTNCWWTRSHWAFLNEPPVTAMEGPSYKYASQYHVANFGSSKAVGNSEISV